GGGGGAGTATTCCTTGTTTTGCTTTCTCATTTTGGCacttttcttttgcattttttcTTTTTGCCCGAATATTTTTGGTTCGTAAAAATGTAAATTGCACTTTGGTCAATTGCTGGTAAGCTGAGTGTTTCTTTGTACATTTCAGGTTTGTGGTTTCTGTTCTTTGGTTTTCTCTCCTAGCTGAAcctctcttttctctcttctctatGTTTCTTTTCCTTATTCCCTCTTTGCTCCCTTTTTGTTGGCGAACCAGTTGTTCACTATCCTTTCTTCTCATCTTTTTCATCCATTTCGGTTGGTGTTATTAGTTCATGACCGATTATTTCCTCGTCATCTCTTCATCTTGTTGCAGTTTGACGACTGTACATTTGACTCTTgcttgtttttctttaatctttttCTTGTTACCTCTGCTTTAAGTCGAATGCTCCTCCCTTCTCTTGTTCTCTTATAGCCAATTCTTGTCCTCTTCTTTTAGGTGTGCTATTCTTTTGATTATCAGAAGTTTCCTCGAGAAGTAAAGGAGTTTTGGTGATATTTAGCGGTCGAAACAGTTTTCTTATCACTCGATTTAAGGTAAGTATGTGGGCTAACATGTGGGGTGTTGGCCGAATGCCCTATCTTTGGTTTTGAGTGTTATTTAGGCAATAGGTTTCGATTCAAATCTTTGGATTATACGATTTTTGTTAATGGGTTCCCTGGATAATACAGCTTTCAGCAAAAGAGGGTGTGGCCAACCTTTGATTAACATTATTGACGGGTTAAACTTCATTCGTGGATTAAAGTAAGTGTTGTTGTTGTTCTTTTTGGGATTAAGTATTAGTAAGAGGGAGTTGACCCTAATGCCAAATGTTTAACCAAATACCTTGATTAATGTAGGTTCGTGTTCGAAGGCATTTTACAAGTATTCGTAACCAGGTGTGTAACTACACCTCCTTTCAACTGCAAATCAgcgaaagccgaaaagccaaaaatacAGTGTTTGAGGTCGcacgagcgtgcgatcgctcgAGTGGTAAACCAAGCCCACGAATCATGGGCAtaagactgtagaggccaccataGGTGTCCTCATGGGCTTAAGCTGTTTTGGGCTAGaataggccgtgtgggcctaatgggctagTGGGCTCCACACAGATAGGACCCATAATACGTGGAAAATACTGGGCTGGGCTGTGTAGTTAGCATAGCCATGGCTAAAcctgggctaaatgggccacttGAGCGTGTGGGTCCACTTAGGTTGAATAATGGGCCTCGGGCCCATCTACACCGTTATGGCCGCTAAACCCCTAGTGATATAGTGACTAATGTGTCTAAGATAAGTATATGACTGTATtgagcatgacattctgcatacacgtatgatttatgacatgacattttGCATGGGGTTAGGATTCTGTtaaggaggaagtgtactgttactggtggctttgccatatATATtgatactggcagctctgctgcgatATTAttgctggcagctttgctgcgatattggtgtgttggttgggtgggtcgactttgtccccacatggtgtgttggtggtatggAGTAGTGTGTTGGCtagattgggttgggttgcattaCTATACTGTTTTgttattgtattgggctaaggcccactctGTACTACTTCTGAATAGGCCGAAGCTCAGTCTATTACTGTATGCTATATACTGATCGACTGATAGGgggttgcacactgagttttcgtaaactcactctttcttttcgtctgtgtaggtaatccccagctataagcgatttggtgctgcgagggacacagtggtggccacacgactaCAATTAATTTACATTTggatttatttaaacttaaagaTTCATTTTGGGTTTATgcttttgtaataaggccatttatgggatataatttttaattgggcttttatttatttacttaaaactGCTAGTTTTAAGAAGTCGTgtttccaaaataataactatttttcaaaaacacgtATCTTAACTTCaaggttttaaaagcttccgcaaatcTTAAACAGATTAGCTTATCAAAAGCAATTAATCTGGTAAAATGTTTTGACAAGATGATTTGGTAATAGCAAAGAACTTGACTCACTAAAGTTTTCGCAAAGATACTTTGGTGTGACACACCGGATTctgccataatgtctgggccgggttcgGTGTGTTACACAGCTCCTTATGGATAAACTTTGTAGATGGTATAAGGTTCTTTACATCAGGATTTTAGCTTTCCCGGAAATAACTttagccttgaattaaacaacaacactttCTATCCTTCTTTGAATTCACGAGGTTGTATACGACTGTTATGCCATATTTTAGACTTCTCTTtatacattttggcattctcgtatgGAAATAACCTTAACTCTTCAAGCTTATTaggttgtaacatccttctctcaccggcttgcttaagaCCCAAATTTAATTGTTTCAAAGTTTAGTGAGCTTTATTTTCCAACTtaaatggcaaatgacatgcctttcctaAGATTAACTGATAATGAGTCATTCTTGAAGGTGTCTTAAAAGTTGTTCGATAGGCCTATAAAGCATCAtcaagccttcgagaccaatcttttctattaggTCACACCACTTTCTCAAGGATTCTTCTGATCTCATGGTTTACCCATTCAACTTGCCCATTTGATTGTGGATGATAGGCAGTGACAATTTTGTGTTTCACATCgtacttgtcaagcaaccacttaagccatctGTTTACAAAGTGTGATTATTCATCACTAATTATAACTCTAGGAGTCACAAAccatgtaaacacatgcttatgtaggaaacgcatgactaccttagcttCATTCATTGGGTATACTTTAgtttcaacccacttggatacgtAGTTGACGACCATGAGGATATACCTATTACTATAAGAAGAAGGAAATGAACCTAGAAAGTCGATACTCCATACGTTAAATAATTTTACGTCTAAAATATTTGTCAAGGGCATCTTGTTCCTTATTGATATGCTTCCAGTCCTCTGGAATCTATCACAATTTTTCACATATGCATACGCAACCTTGAACATCTATAGGCCAAAAGAATCTTGCTTGTAAGATCTTCGTTGCAGTGCGATAACCACCAAAGTGTCTCCCAGTTAGAGATGAATGGCAGTGGTACAAGATCTCATCAATTTCACTTTCAGCTATGTACTTTCTGATTATGTTATCTGcacattttttaaacaaaaacgtATCCTCCCATAAATAATATTGattatcatgaaggaatttcttcctttgttggtatgtaaTTTCTCGatgaattattccacatgctaaataatttgcataataaaaaaacaaaggtattttatgattttgatttaccTCAAATATATGCTTATCTGGGAAATTCTCATTGATAGGAACAAGTGAGTGAGTTACCTCTTTTTGCTCTAACCTCGACAAGGGACCgactacttgattttcaacaccttttctatCTTAGATCTCAAGGAAAATTCTTGGAGTAAGAGTATCTATCGAATTAGCCTCGATTTAGTATATTTCTTTGTGGTTAATATTTAATGGCCACATGATTGGTAAAActgtcactttggtacctataagatatgaacgaaacttgtcaaaagtaaaaactatagcaaagagttGTTTTTTAGTTACCATGTAGTTGAGCTAGGCTCTTGTCAAGGTTTTGCTTGCAGAGTAGATATGGTGAAATACTTTATTcattctttgacccatcacagctccaataGCGAAATCACTTGCATCATACATCAATTCAAAAtgtgagttccaatcaggtgtaacaattattggggctgagattaaccaACTTTTAAACTCTTCAAAAGCTTTCAAGCATGCTTTGTAAAACTCAAATATAgtatctttctgtaatagcttaCACAAAagcttagaaatttttgaaaagtctTTTATAAACTTTTGGTAAAATccagcatggcctaagaaactccGAACTCCTTTCACACTAACTAGAGGTGGTAAATTTTCAATCacgtctacctttgctttatcagcttcaattcctcttttggaaattttatgccctaagaaAATTccctccttaaccataaaatgacatttctcctACTTAAGGACAAGATTTTTCTCCTCGTATCTTttaagtaccttagccaaattactcaaacaaacatCGTAAgtattaccaaaaatagaaaaatcatccatgaaaacctcaacaaaattctctaccatatcagtaaatattgtCACTATGCAGCGCTGAAATGTGGCAAGTGCATCACATAAACCGAAAGGCATTTGCCTAAAAGAAAATGTACCGTATGGGTAAGTAAAAATGGTTTTGTGTTGGTCTTTTAGGGTTACAACTATTTGGTTGTATTCCGAATATCCATATAAGAAATAGTAATATTCGTTACCTGCTAATTGATCTAACATCTTATCCATAAAAGGTAgtggaaaatggtccttccgagttGCTTTGTTCAAGTTtttgtaatcaatacagattctccaacccgTGATAGTTTTTGTTAGTATTAACTTATTATGTTCATTCTCGACAATAGTGATTCTGTATTTTTTGGTACACATTGtaccagacttacccatgaacaTGAACTATCTAAGATGGGGTAGATAATTCTTGCATCTAGCCATTTGATCACTTATTTTTGAACTACCTCTTTCATGATTGGGTTGAGTCTCTTTTTCCCATCAATCCTAGCTTTTTCTCCCTTATCTAGGATAATTTTAAGCATACAGAAAGAATGGCTTATACCTCGagtatcagctatggtccaattGATCgccttttttaaatttctttaatacTTCGATCAATTGCTTTTCTTAGTGTTCTGTTAATTCTACTTAAACAATCACAAGTAAAGTAGAACAATtacctaaataaatgtattttaaatgggAAGGAAGTAGCTTAAATTCCTGAACTTCCAATTCTAGTGGTTCAAATCGTGCTTATTGAACATAATCCCtcagattggcttccatcaaagccatgttttcattATCTTTTTCATCTTCCAATAGCTCAAACCCTAGTGTTCTCCAATGGGTCTTCAAAATTGTTCTTCTATTCTATAGAAACAAAGATTTCTAGCTCCTCCACTACTGAACATTCCTCTATTGGATTAGGAAATTTCATAACTTTAAGAACATTAAACGTTACCTAATCATCCTGAACTCTCATCATGGGTTCTCCTTTTTGCACATCTATCAATGTTCTTCCCATGGGTAGGAAAGGTCTCCCTAGGATGATCGacacttccttatctgcttcTAAATCTAATACAATGAAATCATCAGGCAAAgtgaatttatttacttttaccAAAACATCCTGAATCTTTCCTTCAGGAAATGATAAAGATCGATCTGCCAGTTGAAGTGTCACAATGTGAGTCTTACTTCAATTATTCCTAACAGTTTGAAAATAGtcttgggcatcaagttgatgcttgctcCTAAGTCGCACAAGTTTTACCATAGTAATATTCTTCGATATTACtaggtatagtaaagcttctaAGGTCCTTCAATTTTGGAGGAAGCTTGTTCTGTAAGAATGCATTGCATTCCTTCGTTAaagcaacagtctcatactcactaagTCTTTTCTTTATGGAAAGGATGTCCTTCATGAACTTCACATAATTGAGCATTTTCTCTAAAGACTCTACCAACGagatgttgatgtgaagttgctttagaacatccaaaagcttcttgaattgcacctcctatTTATGCTTATTTAGTTGGAACTTTTAAGGATATGGAGGTGATAGAACTTTAGGTTGGACTGGATAACTTTTTCGAAGAGATAAATATGCGTCTAAAGAAGATGTTAGTTTTTTAGAATTCACTAGCTTAGGTTTTACCTCCCCAGACTTTTTAAGTTCTAGCTTATCTGGTGTAGTAATTTAAACTGTTGGTTGACTTTCCTTCTTCTCAATAGGTTCATCTTCAACCAAAACCACCTTGGGTTCCAAAGTCTTACCACTTCGTAGAGTAACTACCTTGAAATGTTCCTTACCCAGATATCTTGGATTTTCTATATCGCTCATCAAGTCTCCTTGCGATTGATTACAAAGCTCTGTAGCTAACAAATCCATTTGGTTCTCCAAATTTTCAGTATTGTTACTTGACTTTGGATTAAAGCGTCATTCTTCACCATGCACGCCTTCTCCAAAATATTGGATGACTCAGCTTGTTGTGGTTTTGGATCTTGTTGGTTGAACCCTTGGGCTTAGTTAGTTTTATGCTGCATGTAAGTGTTGTTCGGTTCATCCTTGGTTACACCAAGAAATGTTTGGATGGTTGTGCCATGAAGGACTGTAGAAGTTGGACTATGGTTCGTGTCCACTTCTATTTTGGTGTTGATTCCCTACGTAATAAACTGACTTGGGATTTGATGGACAAATCTTGAAAGAATGACCATTCCCACAATATACACAggaaacaacatcaaacttacttGGTGACTGAGCTACAAGATTATTCAAACCATTAGCGATAAACTGTTTCAACATCGAAAAAATAGATGATACATGAGCTGAGAGTGATGTAAGTGCGTCCACTTCGTGCACTCCAGCTACTCATCTTTCTGAATTTTCTAGATTttttggccattgatagttgttactagcaatgtaacacccctcacccgtattcaacactgaaatagggttacagagcattatcggatTTCCAAAAAAATTACACAAGCTTTTTATATACATAATATCAATTCATACATTCattattcaaactcaatcaatttgtctcttatacgagcctacaaggccctaaacatgctttgggaatggttcgagactaaaccaatatCTTAGGAAACTCTCACGAAACTTTggaaattttacttaaaataggggacatacgcccgtgtgtccaggccgtgcgtctcacacggccaccaaacaCGCCTGTgttacaggccgtgtggacagtcgaaatgggagcacatggctaTGTCCCAGACCGTatctgaccctgtgtaactctctgacttgggtcacacggccaacatacacgcccgtgtgccctaaaaatggccatacacacccgtgtgctaggccataccaaacttgtagggtatactgacttatgccacatagcaaagtcacatgcccgtgtgttaggccgtgtggagcatactgacttgattttaatttcaacaccaagggacacacagccgtgtacttgatcgtgtgtcacacacggctgagacacatgctcgtatctgtgcccgtgtggaaaaaataggctatttaccaagccattttgccaccccatTCGGTACACTCCTTCACCTACACATATGGCACAAAAGCAAGGCAAAATAGGCAATCCAAAACAACCAAATCAacctaaattttaacatttcaatactaaacaaatcaaacataattcataccatttcatctAAGCATTTCTTAACCTAAACCACAATCTCAAACATCCTCATTTCATCAACCATTTCCAAGCAAACATTAAACACATCACAAAATGACATTAGCATACCTATAAACATACATCACCAACCAAACCAAATAAGTCAATTTACATAGCCATATAC
The Gossypium hirsutum isolate 1008001.06 chromosome A07, Gossypium_hirsutum_v2.1, whole genome shotgun sequence genome window above contains:
- the LOC107955885 gene encoding uncharacterized protein, which codes for MDLLATELCNQSQGDLMSDIENPRYLGKEHFKVVTLRSGKTLEPKVVLVEDEPIEKKEKSLEKMLNYVKFMKDILSIKKRLSEYETVALTKECNAFLQNKLPPKLKDLRSFTIPSNIEEYYYDRSLSFPEGKIQDVLVKVNKFTLPDDFIVLDLEADKEVSIILGRPFLPMGRTLIDVQKGEPMMRVQDD